The following are encoded together in the Perca fluviatilis chromosome 23, GENO_Pfluv_1.0, whole genome shotgun sequence genome:
- the lrrc17 gene encoding leucine-rich repeat-containing protein 17 — protein sequence MHLLTPILLLLLLRSAEARRGPRSGTVERGAGGRVRGRGRAGVMRRQTQECKEYMEAGEKYLDCQDRQLTTVMQDWPKDIHHLLLARNKIQVLRDNMFSQFTQLKSLDLQQNDISMVEDGAFSGLSQLTTLLLQHNGLKTATEEVLLPMPRLVYLRLYDNPWSCHCQLDSLVRTLQVPSNRNLGNYGKCAEPQSLRGQKLRKLNVDSLCAKDQQVDRRPGGREVGQPPPIKVKTEATSMCHTYIFPKPLLDCSNKDLNDMPSDLPSDIVKMDLSWNTIKHLRPKQFLLSKDLKMLNLSGNSLQHIDTGAFAGLLYLRELDLSNNSLHYFQYGVLEDLYFLRKLSLENNPWICDYNIHYLIYWLKHHPGVFYTGLICSEPQEFRGWRVEDYVKTYNGECPMDKQTGGMDTGQGGQGGTDNEALELVADMGDRQGERLPRPLKEKKPNRFEIIRLS from the exons ATGCATCTCCTCACCCCCATTCTCCTCTTGCTGCTCCTCCGATCAGCTGAGGCCCGGAGAGGCCCTCGGTCGGGGACTGTGGAGAGGGGCGCTGGGGGCCGTGTACGGGGCAGAGGCAGGGCCGGAGTGATGAGACGTCAAACTCAGGAGTGTAAGGAATACATGGAGGCAGGAGAGAAGTACCTGGACTGCCAGGACAGGCAGCTGACCACCGTGATGCAAGACTGGCCTAAAGATATTCACCACCTGCTGTTGGCAAGAAATAAGATTCAG GTTTTGAGGGACAACATGTTTTCCCAGTTCACCCAGCTGAAGAGCCTGGACCTCCAGCAGAACGACATCTCCATGGTGGAGGACGGGGCGTTCAGTGGCCTCTCCCAGCTCACCACCCTGCTCCTCCAGCACAATGGACTGAAAACTGCCACCGAGGAGGTCCTGCTCCCTATGCCCCGCCTCGTCTACCTCCGTCTCTATGACAACCCCTGGAGCTGCCACTGCCAATTGGACAGCCTGGTCAGGACCCTTCAGGTGCCTAGCAACCGCAACCTGGGCAACTACGGCAAGTGCGCGGAGCCCCAGTCGCTGAGGGGCCAGAAGCTGAGGAAGCTGAATGTGGACTCATTGTGTGCAAAAGACCAACAGGTGGACAGGAGGCCAGGGGGCAGAGAGGTGGGGCAGCCTCCTCCAATCAAAGTAAAGACAGAGGCCACGTCCATGTGCCACACCTACATATTCCCAAAACCTCTGCTGGACTGCAGCAACAAAG ATTTGAATGACATGCCGTCTGACCTGCCATCTGACATAGTAAAAATGGATCTGTCCTGGAACACCATCAAACATCTCAGGCCCAAACAGTTCCTGCTGTCCAAAGACCTCAAAATGCTCAACCTTAGCGGCAACAGCCTGCAACATATAGACACAG GTGCATTCGCAGGCCTGCTGTACCTCCGTGAGCTTGACCTGTCCAACAACAGCCTCCATTACTTCCAGTACGGCGTACTCGAGGACCTCTACTTCCTACGGAAGCTCTCGCTGGAGAACAACCCCTGGATCTGCGACTACAACATCCACTACCTGATCTACTGGCTCAAGCACCACCCCGGCGTCTTCTACACTGGCCTGATCTGCTCCGAGCCACAGGAGTTCAGGGGCTGGCGCGTCGAGGATTATGTCAAGACCTACAATGGGGAATGTCCCATGGATAAACAAACTGGAGGGATGGATACAGGACAGGGGGGACAAGGGGGGACAGACAATGAGGCACTGGAGTTGGTGGCGGATATGGGTGATAGGCAGGGTGAGCGTTTACCTCGGCCCCTGAAAGAGAAGAAGCCCAACAGGTTTGAGATCATCAGGCTGAGTTAG
- the LOC120553603 gene encoding ras-related protein Rab-19-like has translation MQTSGPEHDDSFDLLFKIILIGDSNVGKTCLVQNFKSGIFSEKQQNTIGVDFTVRTVDIDGKKVKMQVWDTAGQERFRTITQSYYRSAHGAIITYDITRRPTFDSVAHWIKEVELYGATNVVLVLIGNKCDLEQERQVRFEEACNLAKERDVLAALETSAKESQNVEEAFTLMARELMSRNGLTVQQGDSESHSTPRVLLRANSRPVNDIAAYTSPEKKTCC, from the exons ATGCAGACCTCAGGACCTGAGCACGATGACTCTTTTGATTTGCTGTTTAAGATCATCCTGATCGGAGACTCTAACGTAGGAAAGACCTGCCTGGTTCAGAATTTCAAGTCAGGGATTTTCTCAGAGAAACAGCAAAACACCATCGGAGTGGATTTCACTGTACGGACCGTGGATATCGATGGGAAGAAAGTTAAG ATGCAGGTGTGGGACACGGCAGGTCAGGAGAGGTTCCGTACGATCACCCAGAGCTACTACCGCAGCGCTCACGGCGCCATCATCACCTATGACATCACGCGACGCCCAACCTTTGACTCAGTGGCTCACTGGATCAAAGAGGTGGAGCTCTATGGAGCAACCAATGTAGTGCTGGTTCTCATAG GTAACAAATGTGACCTGGAGCAGGAACGTCAGGTTCGGTTTGAGGAAGCCTGCAATCTGGCAAAGGAGAGAGATGTACTAGCTGCTCTAGAAACATCTGCAAAG GAGAGTCAGAATGTGGAAGAAGCTTTCACCTTGATGGCCAGAGAGCTGATGTCTCGTAACGGTCTCACTGTCCAGCAGGGGGACTCAGAGAGCCACAGCACCCCTCGAGTTCTTCTCCGGGCCAACTCTCGGCCGGTTAATGACATAGCTGCCTACACGTCACCAGAGAAGAAGACATGTTGCTGA